In one Sporomusa sphaeroides DSM 2875 genomic region, the following are encoded:
- a CDS encoding winged helix-turn-helix domain-containing protein, translating to MIIQHIKILCCCFYSVGRWGGNSFKELHQVLADDMQLDEEERTRQLLSGPQSIFYNRVGWVRTYLKKALLIEAIAAGKFRITERGRALLLQKPSRIDKCVLS from the coding sequence ATGATTATCCAACATATAAAGATATTATGTTGCTGTTTTTACAGCGTTGGCCGATGGGGAGGTAATTCGTTTAAAGAACTTCATCAGGTGTTGGCAGATGATATGCAACTGGATGAAGAAGAGCGAACCCGACAGTTACTGTCAGGTCCGCAGTCCATCTTTTATAACCGTGTTGGCTGGGTGCGGACATATCTCAAAAAAGCATTGCTCATTGAAGCGATAGCCGCCGGAAAGTTTCGGATTACCGAGCGGGGACGGGCGCTGCTTCTGCAAAAGCCATCACGGATTGATAAATGTGTGTTGAGCTAG
- a CDS encoding TolC family protein — protein MKKCLRYFLAIIPVTMLMTLAQPVLAAAVELSVADSIALALQNNHELKYAQSAREKAYWAMQAARSSKGLSLDFTHTDQRYNTPPAATGTSTYEYTSDFTNQLVLTLPLYSGGKLEKQIKQAALEHTVADLEVEAAKQQLKLTVVSNYLAVLEYRNEVRVNQETVRNYEEHLQLVKNKYDLGLVAKTDVLSSQVDLAGAQDNLVKAQNNYTNAAAALNNAIGLPHAAEVTLKDEFAYEKYPRTLAECLQYAIEHRPELEQYEAQIASANYAVDIAKSDRRPTVNLTAEQGWYDSHFIGAKNSNWLVKLTTSLNLFDTGLTSANINQARHNAAMVLDKAEQQRDTILLNVREYYLSMQEAEKRIDSNKVSVNYAAESLMIQKARYEAGVGTNLDLRDAVLSLDSAQKDYIQALYDYNLNKVKLEQAMGLPVQ, from the coding sequence ATGAAGAAATGCCTGCGCTATTTTCTGGCCATTATCCCTGTCACCATGCTTATGACCTTAGCTCAGCCGGTATTAGCTGCGGCGGTGGAGTTATCGGTAGCAGACAGTATCGCCCTGGCCTTACAGAATAACCATGAACTCAAATATGCACAATCGGCCAGGGAAAAAGCGTATTGGGCCATGCAAGCGGCACGGAGCAGCAAGGGACTTTCCCTCGATTTTACCCACACCGACCAGCGCTACAACACGCCGCCGGCGGCGACCGGAACCTCTACATATGAATATACGTCAGATTTTACAAACCAGCTTGTTCTCACCTTGCCGCTGTATTCGGGCGGGAAGCTGGAGAAGCAAATAAAACAGGCGGCGCTTGAACATACGGTGGCGGACCTGGAGGTGGAAGCAGCCAAGCAACAGCTGAAGCTGACTGTGGTGTCGAATTACCTTGCCGTGCTGGAATACCGCAATGAAGTGCGGGTGAATCAGGAGACAGTCAGGAATTATGAAGAACACCTGCAGCTGGTTAAAAATAAATACGACCTGGGCCTGGTAGCGAAGACCGATGTGTTGTCAAGCCAGGTGGATCTGGCCGGTGCTCAGGATAATCTGGTAAAAGCCCAAAATAATTATACCAATGCTGCAGCCGCCCTGAACAATGCGATCGGGTTGCCCCATGCGGCCGAGGTTACGCTAAAAGATGAGTTTGCATACGAAAAATATCCCCGGACGCTGGCGGAATGCCTGCAGTATGCTATCGAGCACCGGCCCGAATTGGAGCAATATGAGGCCCAAATCGCCAGTGCCAATTATGCTGTGGATATTGCCAAAAGCGACCGGCGCCCGACAGTTAATCTGACGGCCGAACAAGGCTGGTATGACAGCCATTTTATCGGCGCGAAAAACAGCAACTGGTTAGTGAAGTTAACCACATCGCTCAATCTGTTTGATACCGGTTTAACCAGTGCTAACATCAATCAAGCCCGGCATAATGCGGCTATGGTGCTGGATAAGGCCGAGCAGCAGCGGGATACGATCCTGCTGAATGTACGCGAGTATTATCTGAGCATGCAGGAAGCCGAAAAGCGGATTGATTCTAATAAGGTATCTGTCAATTATGCCGCCGAAAGTCTAATGATCCAGAAAGCCCGCTATGAGGCCGGGGTTGGCACCAACCTGGATCTGCGCGATGCCGTGTTGTCACTGGACTCGGCGCAAAAGGATTACATCCAGGCCTTGTATGATTATAATCTGAACAAAGTTAAGCTGGAACAGGCCATGGGCTTGCCGGTGCAATAA
- a CDS encoding ATP-binding protein, producing the protein MPEIKLTNIDTKTAFKIADILANSEKENITLDISKLSFSFPFGSLVLANEIAYHVENFNTDVWISGYSKLKESHSYLGHIGFYKTALFDLGKELGEAKGSRTYIPFNKISKHCLLKKQSEYEDEYGITHPLQYFIQLEAVKIARIITTVPEEVDALAYCFREIIRNVFEHGEIDECMLCGQKYSGQNARVEIGIIDNGCGIANSLKDNFGVTTDRQALNLCLQPGISGKDVKKDGIWSNSGFGLYILSELGKRFGKFMLCSGEHGIECSRGKAKLNDYRFHGTAIQLCIDLNHFKEVMSTIDQIASEGEKIAQSEGRTAKASKHSRMLW; encoded by the coding sequence ATGCCAGAAATAAAGCTTACAAATATAGATACGAAAACTGCATTTAAGATTGCTGATATATTGGCAAATAGTGAAAAAGAAAATATCACTCTAGATATATCGAAGCTTAGTTTTTCATTTCCCTTTGGATCTTTGGTTTTAGCTAATGAAATAGCATATCATGTTGAAAATTTTAATACAGATGTATGGATAAGTGGTTATTCCAAGCTTAAGGAATCTCATTCCTATTTAGGTCATATAGGTTTTTATAAAACTGCTTTATTTGATTTAGGTAAGGAGCTTGGTGAAGCAAAAGGGAGTAGGACATATATTCCTTTTAATAAGATTAGTAAACATTGTCTACTTAAAAAGCAATCTGAATACGAAGATGAATACGGAATAACCCATCCATTACAGTATTTTATTCAATTAGAGGCTGTGAAGATTGCTAGAATTATTACGACGGTGCCTGAGGAAGTAGACGCTTTAGCATACTGCTTTAGAGAAATTATTCGTAATGTTTTTGAACACGGGGAAATCGATGAATGTATGTTATGCGGCCAAAAATATAGTGGCCAAAATGCTCGTGTAGAAATAGGAATTATTGACAATGGATGTGGAATAGCAAACTCGTTAAAGGATAATTTCGGAGTAACAACTGACAGGCAGGCCCTTAACTTGTGCTTGCAACCCGGAATTTCCGGCAAGGATGTTAAGAAAGATGGTATTTGGTCTAACTCTGGTTTTGGATTATACATCCTCTCTGAGTTGGGTAAGAGATTTGGGAAATTTATGCTTTGTAGTGGAGAACATGGAATTGAATGTTCTCGTGGAAAAGCAAAGCTAAATGACTATAGGTTTCATGGAACCGCTATACAACTATGCATAGACCTAAATCACTTTAAAGAAGTTATGTCTACAATCGACCAGATCGCAAGTGAAGGCGAAAAGATTGCACAATCAGAAGGCAGAACGGCTAAAGCTTCGAAACATTCGCGAATGCTTTGGTAA
- a CDS encoding MarR family winged helix-turn-helix transcriptional regulator, giving the protein MDRVKTAEMLFHLIPLLDKEFVRPVEQQFKTILSSTQVHVLAILREKKATMTELSQAMLMSKQQMTPIIDKLVAEGFVQREYDNIDRRIIRISMTPSGLSMCENVKEKTLLLLAKKIECLEDQDVLRLNQAIRELQQIITKMTY; this is encoded by the coding sequence TTGGATCGCGTAAAAACCGCTGAAATGCTATTTCATTTAATTCCGCTCCTTGATAAGGAGTTTGTGCGGCCGGTTGAACAACAATTTAAAACAATTCTTAGTTCGACCCAGGTTCATGTCCTGGCAATTCTGAGAGAGAAAAAAGCCACAATGACAGAACTCTCCCAGGCAATGCTTATGTCCAAGCAGCAGATGACACCGATTATTGATAAACTGGTTGCAGAAGGCTTTGTCCAGCGAGAATATGATAACATCGACAGGAGAATTATCCGCATAAGCATGACCCCATCCGGCTTGAGCATGTGCGAGAACGTCAAAGAAAAAACACTACTGCTGTTAGCGAAGAAAATTGAGTGTTTAGAGGACCAGGATGTGCTGCGGCTCAATCAGGCGATCCGTGAATTGCAGCAAATCATAACTAAAATGACTTACTGA
- a CDS encoding restriction endonuclease, giving the protein MDENNDNDKTPLEMLHNYHQELRNALADELLQQIDDQSPKFFERLVMDLLLKMGYGGSREDAQVVGKSGDEGSDGIIKEDRLGLDVIHVQVKRWKNSVGNPELQGFIGASATEGCA; this is encoded by the coding sequence GTGGACGAAAACAATGACAATGACAAGACACCGCTGGAGATGCTGCACAACTACCATCAGGAGCTAAGGAACGCTCTGGCGGATGAACTGCTGCAGCAGATTGACGATCAGTCGCCAAAATTCTTCGAGCGTTTGGTCATGGACCTATTGCTCAAAATGGGCTACGGCGGTTCACGGGAAGACGCCCAGGTCGTCGGTAAGTCCGGGGATGAGGGCAGCGATGGGATTATCAAAGAAGACCGCTTAGGCCTGGACGTTATCCATGTACAAGTTAAACGATGGAAGAATTCTGTGGGCAATCCCGAACTTCAAGGTTTTATCGGTGCGTCTGCAACTGAAGGGTGCGCATAA
- a CDS encoding efflux RND transporter periplasmic adaptor subunit yields the protein MRIRNSKKLYFGLLAAAVLLSLAVARSGILSGPQVSTVSPAVVVKAMQVVTRDTPVSREFVGQVKAKSEVKIMSKVAGNVVEKMVNGGDTVYKGQPLFRIDNKQYLSTIHSARAALLKSQATLNNTQKDVVRYQKLAALNGVAQQTVDAYVAQAEEEAATVEVSRAALQQAIQDEQDTLIVSPVDGRIDVNDVSLGYYVAAGSTIMATVSSINPVWVQFSMSETEYLSYLRNGNGSLPASFKEHLQLVLSDGTEYPLIGRMEQIDRGIDSTTGTITIKASFDNPQNYLLPGMFARVVAQEAVRQGALLIPQKAVKEVLDNAFVIVVTDDNKAESRQVKLGDRIGDMWLVEEGLSGTDRIVVEGIDKVRQGNAMQVTMIEPDAQTPARQ from the coding sequence TTGCGTATCAGGAATTCAAAGAAATTATACTTTGGCTTGCTGGCAGCCGCTGTGCTGCTTAGCCTAGCCGTGGCGCGCAGCGGCATATTGTCCGGACCGCAGGTGAGCACAGTCTCGCCGGCGGTCGTGGTAAAGGCGATGCAGGTGGTAACGCGGGATACCCCTGTCAGCCGGGAGTTTGTGGGCCAGGTTAAAGCCAAGAGTGAAGTAAAAATTATGTCAAAGGTAGCCGGGAATGTTGTGGAAAAAATGGTGAACGGCGGCGATACGGTCTATAAGGGGCAGCCTTTGTTCCGGATCGATAATAAGCAATACCTCTCAACCATTCATTCGGCCCGGGCCGCGTTGCTAAAATCGCAGGCAACCCTTAATAATACGCAAAAAGACGTAGTGCGCTATCAGAAGCTGGCCGCGTTAAACGGGGTTGCCCAGCAAACGGTTGATGCCTATGTGGCTCAGGCTGAAGAAGAAGCGGCCACGGTGGAGGTCAGCCGGGCCGCCTTGCAGCAGGCCATCCAGGATGAGCAGGATACCTTGATTGTTTCACCGGTTGACGGCCGCATTGATGTAAATGACGTAAGCCTCGGATATTATGTAGCTGCCGGTTCAACAATAATGGCTACTGTTTCTTCCATCAACCCGGTTTGGGTGCAGTTCAGCATGAGCGAAACCGAATACCTGAGCTATCTCCGCAACGGCAATGGTTCCCTGCCGGCCAGCTTTAAGGAGCATCTGCAGTTGGTATTAAGCGATGGAACGGAGTATCCACTCATTGGCCGGATGGAGCAAATCGACCGGGGGATTGACAGTACGACAGGCACGATTACCATCAAAGCCAGCTTTGACAACCCACAAAACTACTTGCTGCCAGGTATGTTCGCCCGGGTGGTCGCGCAGGAAGCTGTGCGGCAGGGGGCGTTGCTGATCCCGCAGAAAGCGGTCAAGGAAGTGCTGGATAATGCCTTTGTCATTGTCGTAACCGACGATAACAAAGCCGAAAGCCGGCAAGTGAAGCTGGGCGACAGGATCGGCGATATGTGGCTGGTGGAAGAAGGCCTTAGCGGCACAGACCGGATTGTTGTGGAGGGGATCGACAAGGTAAGGCAGGGCAATGCAATGCAGGTCACAATGATAGAGCCGGATGCACAAACTCCGGCCCGGCAATAG
- a CDS encoding efflux RND transporter permease subunit, whose product MADFFIKRPIFAIVLSIIITLLGTTAAFTLPVAQYPQISPPTISVSTSYQGANADVVDQTVAQVIEEQINGVEDMVYMSSTSTDSGSYSLSIQFETEKDSDTAAVQAQNRVAQATASLPGAVQTAGVTTRKASQDMSLIFTLWSPTDSYDANFLKNYGSIYLIDDIKRVKGVGEVSAFGSDYSMRIWLQPEKMAQLGISAGEVTTAIEAQNVQAAAGAFGKMPTPSAQQFQYTAKVKGRLTNEKEFENIIVRSQSDASFVRLKDIARVELGSKEYDFNSLMNGKVAAGFAVKLTSDANALETIGKVKTVLAQAAKNFPGDMEYKIVVDNTEFVRESMQEVVKTFAEALLLVLIVVFIFLQSWRATLIPLLAIPVSLLGTFAAFSVLGFTINTLTLFAMVLAIGLVVDDAIVVIEAVEYHMRYSGLSPLDATRRAMSEVSGPVVAIAFVLASVFIPVAFFGGTTGILYKQFALTIVVSMALSAVVALSLTPALCVLLLKPHAPQAHSGTLAGFFRAFNHWFERGIARYGHGLDRLIPKARLCLVLLAVLLILTGGLYKVVPSSFVPDEDQGFYITSVTLPEASSLNRTIEVMRQFTGQVSSQPGVLNIMSLSGMDILGGGTKTNAGAMFISLAPWDERQTPELQVKAEISRTLLSGAQFPEGSVVAFAPSGLPGLGMVGGFTLMLEDRSGGSLAELDSMAQAFVAAAQERPEIGSITSTFKANTPSYEFEVDREKAEQLGVAVDDVFTALQVFLGGAQVNDFNKFGRAYKVTVQAEPSFRSDVEATRYLYVKSSNNTMVPLNTLLKPKKLNAPTVITRFNGVKAVQISGTQAAGYSSGQAMTALETVAEQTLTNGYTYEWSGQSREEKLSGSRALVVFGMAIVFVFLCLAALYESWSVPFAVLLSVPTGVFGAFLFQYVGNLENSVYMQIGLIMLIGLAAKNAILIVEFAKVRVDKGMNPVKAAIEAAQTRLRPILMTSLAFIIGCIPLAVATGAGAGARNSMGTAVVGGMFTATVLGIFLIPVLFVVVETLSQKCGSKGSDSSAAKG is encoded by the coding sequence ATGGCTGACTTTTTTATCAAGCGCCCGATCTTCGCCATCGTGTTGTCGATCATTATTACCTTATTGGGCACAACTGCCGCCTTTACCCTGCCGGTAGCGCAATACCCGCAGATTTCTCCGCCGACAATCTCAGTCAGTACCTCCTACCAGGGGGCAAATGCCGATGTTGTCGATCAAACCGTGGCCCAGGTCATTGAAGAGCAAATCAACGGTGTTGAGGACATGGTATATATGTCTTCCACCAGTACCGACTCCGGCTCCTATTCGCTGAGCATTCAATTTGAGACCGAAAAAGACTCGGATACGGCGGCGGTACAAGCCCAGAACCGTGTAGCGCAAGCCACCGCCTCTTTGCCCGGTGCGGTGCAGACCGCCGGGGTTACGACCCGTAAAGCCTCGCAGGATATGTCACTGATTTTTACGCTCTGGTCGCCGACAGACAGTTATGATGCCAATTTCTTAAAAAACTATGGCAGTATTTATCTGATTGATGATATCAAACGGGTCAAGGGTGTCGGTGAAGTATCGGCCTTTGGCTCGGACTACAGCATGCGGATATGGCTGCAGCCGGAAAAAATGGCGCAGTTGGGGATCTCAGCCGGTGAAGTGACGACCGCGATTGAAGCGCAAAATGTGCAGGCCGCAGCCGGCGCTTTTGGTAAAATGCCGACGCCGTCCGCGCAGCAGTTCCAGTATACGGCCAAGGTCAAAGGCCGCCTCACGAACGAGAAAGAGTTTGAAAATATTATTGTTCGTTCCCAGTCAGACGCTTCCTTCGTCCGTCTTAAGGATATTGCCCGGGTGGAGCTGGGCAGCAAAGAATATGATTTTAACAGTTTAATGAACGGTAAGGTGGCGGCCGGGTTTGCTGTTAAGCTGACCAGTGACGCCAATGCCCTGGAGACCATCGGCAAGGTAAAAACGGTGCTGGCTCAGGCCGCAAAGAATTTTCCCGGCGATATGGAATACAAAATTGTTGTTGACAATACCGAGTTTGTGCGCGAATCCATGCAGGAGGTGGTTAAGACCTTTGCCGAGGCTCTGCTGCTGGTTTTGATTGTGGTGTTTATTTTCCTGCAGAGCTGGCGGGCCACGCTGATTCCCCTGCTGGCCATTCCGGTATCCCTGCTGGGTACCTTTGCCGCCTTTAGCGTACTGGGCTTTACCATTAATACGCTGACGTTGTTTGCGATGGTGCTGGCTATCGGGCTGGTTGTGGATGATGCGATTGTTGTCATTGAGGCTGTCGAATATCATATGCGCTATTCCGGGCTGTCCCCGCTGGACGCCACCAGACGGGCCATGAGCGAGGTATCGGGTCCGGTGGTCGCGATTGCGTTCGTATTGGCGTCAGTCTTTATTCCGGTGGCTTTTTTCGGCGGCACCACAGGGATTTTATACAAGCAATTTGCGTTAACCATTGTGGTGTCGATGGCCTTGTCGGCCGTTGTTGCCTTGTCATTGACACCGGCCCTGTGCGTGCTGCTGCTCAAGCCCCATGCGCCCCAGGCCCACAGTGGAACATTGGCCGGATTTTTCCGGGCTTTCAATCATTGGTTTGAACGCGGCATTGCCCGGTATGGGCATGGGCTTGACCGGCTTATTCCTAAAGCCCGCCTGTGCCTGGTGCTGCTGGCCGTCTTACTCATCCTGACCGGCGGGTTGTATAAGGTGGTGCCGTCTTCCTTTGTGCCTGATGAGGATCAGGGCTTCTATATAACGTCCGTCACATTGCCGGAAGCGTCCAGCCTGAACCGGACGATTGAGGTGATGCGGCAATTTACCGGGCAGGTAAGTAGCCAGCCGGGGGTTCTTAACATCATGTCGTTATCAGGCATGGATATATTGGGGGGCGGCACCAAGACCAATGCCGGAGCGATGTTTATTTCCCTGGCTCCCTGGGACGAGCGGCAAACACCTGAATTACAGGTAAAAGCCGAAATAAGCCGGACCCTGCTGAGCGGAGCCCAGTTTCCGGAAGGCTCGGTCGTTGCCTTTGCTCCCTCCGGTTTGCCGGGGCTGGGAATGGTCGGCGGCTTTACTTTGATGCTGGAGGACCGGAGCGGCGGTTCTTTAGCCGAGCTTGACAGCATGGCTCAGGCATTCGTGGCGGCGGCCCAAGAACGGCCGGAGATCGGCTCGATTACCTCTACTTTTAAAGCCAATACGCCCAGCTATGAATTTGAGGTCGACCGGGAAAAAGCGGAACAGCTGGGGGTGGCAGTTGATGATGTGTTTACTGCCTTGCAGGTATTTCTGGGCGGCGCCCAGGTCAATGATTTTAATAAATTTGGCCGGGCCTACAAGGTTACCGTCCAGGCCGAGCCGTCATTCCGCAGTGATGTGGAGGCAACACGCTATCTTTATGTAAAAAGCTCCAACAATACAATGGTGCCGCTCAATACTCTCCTCAAGCCGAAAAAACTGAATGCGCCAACAGTCATCACCCGGTTTAATGGGGTAAAGGCGGTTCAAATCAGCGGCACCCAGGCGGCAGGGTACAGCTCCGGCCAGGCCATGACGGCCCTGGAAACGGTGGCGGAGCAAACCTTAACCAATGGCTATACCTATGAATGGTCCGGGCAAAGCCGGGAGGAAAAACTCTCCGGTTCCCGCGCCCTGGTTGTGTTTGGGATGGCTATCGTTTTTGTCTTTTTATGCCTGGCTGCTCTATATGAGAGCTGGAGCGTGCCCTTTGCCGTGCTGCTTTCTGTGCCAACCGGGGTCTTTGGCGCCTTCCTGTTTCAGTATGTGGGCAATTTGGAAAACAGTGTATACATGCAGATTGGCTTGATAATGCTGATCGGGTTGGCGGCAAAAAATGCGATCCTGATTGTTGAGTTTGCCAAAGTCCGGGTCGACAAGGGCATGAACCCGGTTAAGGCGGCTATTGAGGCGGCCCAAACTCGCCTGCGGCCAATTTTAATGACTTCACTGGCCTTTATTATCGGCTGCATCCCATTAGCGGTGGCGACAGGGGCTGGCGCCGGCGCCAGGAATTCTATGGGTACAGCCGTCGTAGGCGGAATGTTTACCGCGACCGTACTGGGCATATTCTTAATCCCGGTTCTGTTTGTTGTGGTCGAAACGCTCTCTCAAAAATGCGGCAGCAAGGGTTCTGATTCTTCCGCCGCAAAGGGATAA
- a CDS encoding deoxyguanosinetriphosphate triphosphohydrolase family protein, giving the protein MNNFFKFEDWQLELLEKQKEMRNMNLSRFATKDSDFVIKYPRKNSEDFCRSNFTIDVDRILHNIFYNRYTDKTQVFSFYKNDDITRRSLHVQLVSRIARTIGQSLNLNLDLIEAIAIGHDMGHTPFGHVGEKYLSEKYNEKTGRFFNHNVHSVRVLQIITNSNLTLQTLDGILCHNGEKAFSHYQPIPIYDFNEFGKKMEACYTNKEEIAHLKPCTLEGCVVRISDMIAYVGKDRQDAARTRKYPKEKFKHSAALGTSNSEIIRNMITNVVKNSLGQKFLKIDDEVYEDFCKLKEENDKLIYRDPDIDYEYDNKIKPMMFNLYEKLLNDVIEKNYDSPIFKHHINYSILYSYYRNRERGYLQIESNDVVVDYIASMTDDYFIDLYSFLFPDSQLSIKYKTYFEDYAN; this is encoded by the coding sequence ATGAATAATTTTTTTAAATTTGAAGATTGGCAACTTGAGTTACTTGAAAAACAAAAAGAAATGCGAAATATGAATTTATCGAGGTTTGCAACGAAAGATTCGGATTTTGTAATAAAGTATCCACGAAAGAACTCTGAGGATTTTTGCAGATCAAATTTTACTATTGATGTTGATAGAATATTACACAATATTTTTTATAATCGGTATACAGATAAAACGCAAGTCTTTTCTTTTTATAAAAATGATGATATTACTCGGAGAAGTTTGCATGTTCAACTGGTTTCACGAATTGCTAGGACAATAGGGCAATCGTTAAACCTAAATTTGGACTTAATTGAGGCAATTGCTATCGGACATGATATGGGGCATACTCCTTTTGGGCATGTAGGGGAAAAATATCTAAGCGAAAAATATAATGAGAAAACAGGCCGATTTTTTAACCATAATGTACATAGTGTGCGGGTCCTCCAAATTATTACCAATAGTAATTTAACATTACAAACTTTGGATGGAATACTTTGCCATAATGGTGAAAAAGCTTTTTCACATTACCAACCAATACCTATTTATGATTTTAATGAATTTGGTAAAAAGATGGAAGCATGTTATACGAATAAAGAAGAAATCGCTCACTTAAAACCATGTACACTTGAAGGATGTGTAGTCAGAATTAGTGATATGATTGCCTATGTTGGAAAAGATAGGCAAGATGCAGCTCGCACCAGAAAATATCCAAAAGAAAAATTTAAGCATAGTGCAGCATTGGGAACGAGTAATAGTGAGATTATAAGAAACATGATTACAAATGTTGTGAAAAATAGTTTAGGGCAAAAGTTTCTCAAAATCGATGATGAAGTTTATGAGGATTTTTGCAAGCTAAAGGAAGAGAACGATAAACTAATATATCGTGATCCAGATATTGATTATGAGTATGATAATAAGATTAAACCAATGATGTTTAATTTATATGAAAAACTATTAAATGACGTAATCGAAAAAAACTATGATTCACCAATATTTAAGCATCATATAAATTATTCGATATTGTATAGCTATTATAGAAATAGGGAACGTGGATATTTACAAATTGAGTCTAATGATGTTGTTGTAGATTATATCGCAAGTATGACGGATGATTATTTTATTGATCTGTATTCATTTCTATTTCCTGATAGTCAGCTAAGCATCAAATATAAAACGTATTTTGAAGATTACGCGAATTAA
- a CDS encoding DUF4241 domain-containing protein yields the protein MDTEFELMKALRTGHTAEFFKKSKWDEYIKEQPLGEIYLPTGKIVANDPLVLFETQPFARAVAAGRYPVILYIHHIDTDKRVAFAELRFTKELPAHFELALIAGQAAGALGDDEFFGYGVDSGIGGFMDECACKALQKLAEGFEDGMWPDLEKALDDSYVDTYSTANVGLPDSDCNIAVFSSGFGDGVYPTFWGMDAKGDVCCLITDFLTVDTGGEDDEGEDTRE from the coding sequence ATGGATACTGAATTCGAATTAATGAAAGCGTTACGCACAGGTCATACTGCAGAGTTTTTCAAAAAAAGTAAATGGGATGAATATATCAAAGAACAGCCTTTGGGTGAAATCTATCTTCCTACAGGTAAGATTGTGGCAAATGACCCGCTCGTTCTTTTTGAAACTCAGCCTTTTGCCAGAGCAGTAGCGGCAGGCCGCTATCCGGTGATATTGTACATTCACCACATTGATACCGACAAAAGAGTGGCTTTTGCAGAACTCCGTTTCACCAAGGAACTGCCAGCACATTTTGAGCTTGCGCTTATTGCAGGGCAAGCGGCAGGAGCGTTGGGTGATGATGAATTTTTTGGCTATGGTGTTGACAGTGGGATAGGCGGCTTTATGGACGAGTGTGCTTGTAAGGCTCTTCAAAAGCTAGCGGAAGGTTTTGAGGATGGAATGTGGCCTGATTTGGAAAAGGCTTTGGATGACAGTTATGTAGATACCTATTCTACTGCGAATGTAGGGCTTCCTGATTCTGATTGCAATATAGCGGTCTTTTCCAGCGGTTTCGGCGATGGGGTTTATCCAACCTTTTGGGGAATGGATGCTAAGGGGGATGTGTGCTGTCTGATTACTGATTTTTTGACTGTTGATACTGGTGGGGAGGATGACGAAGGGGAAGATACACGTGAATAA